A region from the Plasmodium berghei ANKA genome assembly, chromosome: 9 genome encodes:
- a CDS encoding casein kinase 2, alpha subunit — translation MATNQINKRIYIPKFYADANIHKPKEYYDYDNLELQWNKPNRYEILKKVGRGKYSEVFNGYDTEYNRLCAIKVLKPVKKKKIKREIKILQNLHGGPNIIKLLDIVKDPVTKTPSLIFEYINNIDFKTLYPKFTDKDIRYYIYQILKALDYCHSQGIMHRDVKPHNIMIDHENKQIRLIDWGLAEFYHPGQEYNVRVASRYYKGPELLIDLQLYDYSLDIWSLGCMLAGMIFKKEPFFCGHDNYDQLVKIAKVLGTEDLHAYLKKYNIKLKPHYLNILGEYERKPWSHFLNQSNMDIAKDEVIDLIDKMLIYDHAKRIAPKEAMEHPYFKDVREES, via the coding sequence atggCTACAaaccaaataaataaacgaATATACATACCTAAATTTTATGCGGATgcaaatattcataaacCTAAAGAATATTATGACTATGACAATTTAGAACTTCAATGGAATAAGCCTAATCGATatgaaattttaaaaaaagtcGGAAGAGGAAAATATAGTGAAGTGTTTAATGGATATGATACTGAATATAATAGGCTATGTGCAATAAAAGTATTAAAAcctgtaaaaaaaaaaaaaataaaaagagaaataaaaatattacaaaatttaCATGGTGGACCAAACATTATAAAACTATTAGATATAGTAAAAGACCCAGTAACAAAAACACcatctttaatttttgaatatatcaACAATATAGattttaaaacattataTCCTAAATTTACAGATAAAGATATAcgttattatatataccaaATTTTGAAGGCTCTTGATTATTGTCATAGTCAAGGTATAATGCATAGAGATGTTAAGCCTCACAATATTATGATAGATcatgaaaataaacaaattagaTTAATAGATTGGGGCCTTGCTGAATTTTATCATCCCGGACAAGAATATAATGTTAGAGTAGCTAGCAGATATTATAAAGGACCGGAACTTTTAATAGATTTACAATTATATGATTATTCTTTAGATATATGGAGTCTTGGATGTATGCTAGCTGGGAtgatttttaaaaaagaacCATTTTTTTGCGGGCATGACAATTATGATCAATTAGTTAAAATAGCTAAAGTTTTAGGTACAGAAGATTTACatgcatatttaaaaaaatacaatattaaattaaaaccacattatttaaatatattaggaGAATATGAAAGAAAACCATGgtctcattttttaaatcaatCAAATATGGATATAGCCAAAGATGAAGTTATTGATCTTATAGATAAAATGCTTATTTATGACCACGCAAAAAGAATAGCCCCTAAAGAGGCTATGGAACATCCATATTTCAAGGATGTACGTGAGGAATCATAA